In a genomic window of Sphingomonas koreensis:
- a CDS encoding alkaline phosphatase D family protein, whose translation MAAIAAAAARFSYAGATARVRDARPRQTRDPFALGVASGDPAPDGFVLWTRILGVAEDVAVAWEVAEDEGFRRIVRTGRALGAKGRAGAVHVRLQGLLPGRRYFYRFHLGDAVSRVGCTATIPQDPRVLRLALTSCQHWEQGWFSAYRDMIAQRPDAVLQVGDYVYEKSFGAGPDVRAFDAPEPRTLEAYRARHALYRSDRDLADAHAGLPFIVSWDDHEVENDYVAGEGVATIDPVAFARRRAAAYQAYFEHMPLDPARLLPGGEARLYRRFAWGRLASVHMLDTRQYRTPQPCAAGQRGGQIIRNCAEAAMPGASMLGAAQEAWLQRGLRRESTAWTLVAQQTLFSRLYLPQGRDAAYSDIWDGYAAARERALAALAQPAVRNPVLLGGDVHSFWINDVKRDFARPESATVATEIVTSCLASRNGPEALFGRARSLNPHVRFLDNAHAGYALLDVTPARLMIDMRAVNSLVDPDSECRSLTRYAVESGRPGAVVTIS comes from the coding sequence ATGGCGGCGATCGCGGCGGCCGCCGCGCGTTTCAGCTATGCCGGGGCGACCGCACGAGTTCGTGACGCCCGACCACGACAAACCCGCGACCCGTTCGCGCTCGGCGTCGCTTCGGGGGATCCGGCACCGGACGGCTTCGTGCTTTGGACACGTATTCTCGGCGTGGCGGAGGATGTCGCGGTCGCCTGGGAAGTCGCGGAGGACGAGGGGTTCAGGCGGATCGTGCGCACGGGCCGCGCGCTCGGGGCGAAAGGGCGTGCCGGCGCGGTGCACGTGCGATTGCAGGGGTTACTCCCCGGGCGGCGTTATTTCTATCGCTTCCATCTCGGCGACGCGGTCAGCCGGGTCGGATGCACCGCCACGATTCCTCAGGATCCCCGCGTGTTGCGGCTTGCGCTCACCTCGTGTCAGCATTGGGAGCAGGGGTGGTTTTCCGCCTATCGCGACATGATTGCGCAGCGGCCCGACGCGGTGCTTCAGGTCGGCGACTATGTCTATGAGAAGTCTTTCGGCGCGGGACCGGACGTGCGCGCATTCGACGCGCCCGAGCCGCGCACGCTGGAAGCGTATCGCGCGCGCCATGCGCTCTACCGCAGCGACCGCGATCTGGCCGACGCCCATGCCGGGCTGCCCTTCATCGTCTCATGGGACGATCACGAGGTGGAGAATGATTATGTCGCGGGCGAAGGCGTGGCTACGATCGATCCTGTCGCCTTTGCTCGACGCCGCGCCGCTGCCTACCAGGCCTATTTCGAGCACATGCCGCTTGATCCCGCGCGCCTGTTGCCGGGCGGGGAGGCGCGGCTCTATCGCCGCTTCGCATGGGGGCGGCTGGCGAGCGTTCATATGCTCGACACCCGTCAATACCGTACGCCACAACCCTGCGCGGCGGGGCAGCGCGGGGGGCAGATTATCCGCAACTGCGCGGAGGCCGCTATGCCGGGTGCCTCGATGCTCGGCGCGGCGCAGGAGGCGTGGTTACAGCGCGGGCTACGCCGGGAATCCACGGCCTGGACGCTGGTTGCCCAGCAGACCCTGTTCTCCCGCCTCTATCTTCCGCAGGGCCGGGACGCGGCCTATTCGGATATCTGGGACGGCTATGCCGCGGCCCGCGAACGCGCGCTGGCCGCGCTTGCGCAGCCGGCAGTGCGGAACCCCGTGCTGCTCGGCGGGGACGTCCATTCCTTCTGGATCAACGACGTGAAACGCGATTTCGCGCGGCCTGAGTCGGCCACGGTCGCCACCGAGATCGTCACCAGTTGCCTCGCGTCGCGCAATGGGCCGGAGGCGCTGTTCGGACGAGCGCGGTCGCTCAATCCCCATGTGCGGTTTCTCGATAACGCCCATGCCGGCTACGCCTTGCTGGACGTCACGCCCGCGCGCCTCATGATCGACATGCGCGCGGTGAACAGCCTCGTCGATCCGGACAGCGAATGCCGCTCGCTGACGCGTTATGCCGTCGAATCCGGACGTCCCGGAGCTGTTGTCACAATCTCGTGA
- a CDS encoding TonB-dependent receptor yields MTECHRVLKCMLFAGAALGAMEIGTAAAQETGPEGASNAQVDEIVVTARRREESLQDVPISVTAFTADALDQKGAADITALQRSTPNLTLQVSRGTNSTLTAFIRGIGQQDPLWGFEPGVGLYVDDIYIARPQGAVLDIFDIERIEVLRGPQGTLYGRNTIGGAVKYVTKRLGHDFSGKVRGEYGSYNEYNLTGSIAVPVSDAISIGAAFAWYNRDGYGKNHFTGADTNNKDVIAARVSVEIAPSEDVFIRLAADRTEDRSNANHGHRELREPNSNIAVLPGRYDTLAGVGDSNKVVTQGMSLTGEWAVSDAVTLKSITAYRDGYSSGPGIDFDGTPQAFLDIAAKGKVYKDRQFSQEFQAQIETDALQGVVGVYYLDAMASGAFDTILGRGLVPETLLVPRPSAGTALTQLTSGSVDTQSFAIFGDLNYNLTERLKLSVGARWTRDKKVGTVFKANYFGTIGSPLLKPYVPILPPPFNAPQILTDYTNSRTFEEFTPRVSLTYAASDDVNIYAAYGRGFKSGGFDMRGDATATPATKNGYDAEIVDSYELGIKGDFLDGQFRMNAAVFYTDYAGQQVTTQVPKVTPPPGVVSFVDNVGSSRIWGAEIEAQAVLSRNFSASFSFGYINAKFNEFIVFDLATGQNVDVADLRRFQNTPKFTGSASLNWQADFMGGRMAILPSISFRSDTHLFEIPIPSIDQDGYSLVDLSVTWTSPDERWRLGVHGRNLFDVRYRTGGYNFPSNQFAQSVIGFYGPPRTARFSAEYRF; encoded by the coding sequence ATGACCGAATGCCATCGGGTGCTGAAATGCATGCTGTTTGCCGGGGCGGCGCTGGGCGCGATGGAGATCGGGACCGCCGCCGCGCAGGAGACTGGCCCCGAAGGCGCCAGCAATGCCCAGGTCGATGAGATCGTCGTGACCGCGCGGCGGCGTGAGGAGAGTCTGCAGGACGTTCCGATCTCGGTCACCGCCTTCACCGCCGATGCACTCGATCAGAAGGGGGCGGCCGACATCACGGCGCTCCAGCGATCGACGCCCAACCTGACGCTTCAGGTTTCGCGCGGCACCAACTCGACGCTTACCGCCTTTATTCGCGGCATCGGTCAGCAGGATCCGCTGTGGGGCTTCGAACCCGGCGTCGGCCTCTATGTCGACGATATCTACATCGCGCGGCCGCAAGGGGCAGTTCTCGACATCTTCGATATCGAGCGGATCGAAGTGCTGCGCGGGCCACAGGGCACGCTTTACGGCCGCAACACGATCGGCGGCGCAGTCAAGTATGTGACCAAGCGGCTCGGTCATGATTTCAGCGGCAAGGTGCGGGGCGAATATGGCAGCTACAACGAATATAATCTGACCGGATCGATCGCGGTGCCGGTTTCCGATGCAATCTCGATCGGTGCGGCCTTTGCCTGGTACAATCGCGACGGTTACGGCAAGAATCATTTCACCGGCGCCGATACCAACAACAAGGATGTGATCGCCGCGCGCGTATCAGTCGAGATCGCGCCCTCCGAGGATGTCTTCATCCGGCTTGCGGCGGACCGCACCGAAGATCGTTCCAACGCCAACCATGGCCATCGCGAACTGCGCGAACCCAACAGCAACATTGCGGTCCTTCCGGGCAGATATGACACGCTCGCTGGGGTCGGCGACAGCAACAAGGTCGTGACGCAAGGTATGTCGCTGACGGGCGAATGGGCCGTATCCGACGCGGTCACGCTCAAGTCGATCACCGCCTATCGCGACGGCTATTCGAGCGGCCCGGGGATCGATTTCGACGGAACCCCTCAGGCTTTCCTCGACATCGCGGCCAAGGGAAAGGTCTATAAGGATCGCCAGTTCAGTCAGGAGTTTCAGGCGCAGATCGAGACCGACGCTCTGCAGGGTGTGGTCGGCGTCTATTATCTCGATGCCATGGCATCGGGCGCGTTCGACACGATCCTCGGCCGCGGCCTCGTTCCCGAGACGCTACTCGTGCCGCGGCCGAGTGCCGGGACCGCACTGACCCAACTCACCAGCGGGTCGGTCGATACCCAGAGCTTCGCGATCTTCGGCGACCTGAACTACAATCTGACCGAACGGCTGAAGCTTTCGGTGGGCGCGCGCTGGACGCGCGACAAGAAGGTCGGAACGGTCTTCAAGGCCAATTATTTCGGGACGATCGGCAGCCCGTTGCTGAAACCCTATGTCCCGATCCTGCCGCCGCCCTTCAACGCGCCGCAAATCCTGACCGACTATACCAACAGCCGCACGTTCGAGGAATTCACGCCGCGGGTCAGCCTGACCTATGCCGCCAGCGACGACGTGAATATCTATGCCGCTTATGGTCGGGGCTTCAAATCGGGCGGCTTCGACATGCGCGGCGACGCCACCGCGACCCCGGCGACGAAGAACGGTTATGACGCCGAGATCGTCGACTCCTACGAACTCGGCATCAAGGGCGATTTCCTCGACGGCCAGTTCCGGATGAATGCTGCGGTCTTCTACACCGACTATGCCGGGCAGCAGGTAACGACGCAGGTGCCCAAAGTCACACCGCCACCGGGCGTCGTCAGCTTCGTGGACAATGTCGGCAGCTCACGCATCTGGGGCGCGGAGATCGAGGCGCAGGCAGTGCTCAGCCGCAATTTCAGCGCCAGCTTCAGCTTTGGGTACATCAATGCGAAGTTCAATGAGTTCATCGTTTTCGACCTCGCTACGGGCCAGAATGTCGACGTCGCCGATCTCCGGCGTTTCCAGAATACGCCGAAGTTCACGGGCAGCGCCTCGCTCAACTGGCAGGCCGATTTCATGGGCGGGCGGATGGCGATATTGCCTTCGATATCGTTCCGCAGCGACACGCACCTCTTCGAGATACCGATCCCGTCGATCGACCAGGACGGCTATTCGCTCGTCGACCTCAGCGTCACATGGACGTCGCCCGACGAGCGCTGGCGGCTTGGCGTGCACGGACGCAACCTGTTCGACGTGCGCTATCGGACCGGCGGTTATAACTTCCCGTCCAACCAGTTCGCGCAGTCGGTGATCGGATTTTACGGGCCGCCGCGCACTGCACGCTTCTCGGCCGAATACCGGTTCTGA
- a CDS encoding acetyl-CoA C-acyltransferase, whose translation MQRSHKKIFVASGLRTPFGRGGGALADHDAISLSVPLVQAMAAKTRPDLFVWGTVIPSLGWSNIGREVWLDAKLDPTVPTFSAVLARSTSMIAAFAAAGMLGGSVDLALVGGAQVMSNPPIGLKLDASKRIVKLFRTDPPAAAALQALTADDLTLPVKGWANRITGRTMGDHMEETSQQWGITREAQNDWALKSHQRAVAGWERGFFDDLVIPLSELARDANPRADNSAEKLAALPPAFDKSGKGSLTAGNSSPITDGAAACWVATEQGLARLPEGTRHAELVDHEIVAVDHGVDGLLMAPSFAIPRLLARHGLRYEDIAL comes from the coding sequence ATGCAGCGTTCGCACAAAAAGATCTTTGTGGCCTCCGGCCTTCGCACCCCGTTCGGGCGCGGCGGCGGGGCGCTTGCCGATCATGACGCGATCAGCCTGTCGGTGCCGCTAGTGCAGGCCATGGCGGCAAAGACGCGTCCCGACCTGTTCGTCTGGGGCACGGTAATCCCGAGCCTCGGCTGGAGCAATATCGGGCGCGAGGTCTGGCTCGATGCGAAGCTCGACCCGACCGTTCCCACCTTCTCGGCGGTGCTCGCCCGTTCGACCAGCATGATCGCGGCGTTCGCCGCCGCCGGCATGCTCGGCGGCTCGGTCGATCTCGCGCTGGTCGGCGGCGCCCAGGTGATGAGCAATCCGCCGATCGGCCTGAAGCTCGACGCATCCAAGCGGATCGTGAAGCTGTTTCGTACCGACCCGCCCGCCGCCGCCGCTCTTCAGGCGCTGACCGCCGACGACCTGACCCTGCCGGTCAAGGGCTGGGCTAACCGCATTACAGGTCGCACGATGGGCGATCATATGGAAGAGACCTCGCAGCAATGGGGTATCACGCGCGAGGCGCAAAACGATTGGGCTTTGAAGAGCCATCAGCGCGCGGTTGCGGGCTGGGAGCGGGGCTTCTTCGACGATCTTGTCATTCCGCTTTCCGAGCTCGCGCGCGACGCCAATCCGCGTGCCGATAACTCGGCCGAGAAGCTTGCCGCCCTCCCGCCCGCCTTCGACAAGTCGGGCAAGGGGTCGCTGACCGCGGGCAACAGCTCGCCGATCACCGACGGCGCCGCAGCCTGCTGGGTCGCGACCGAGCAGGGGCTGGCCCGGCTTCCCGAGGGCACGCGCCATGCAGAGCTGGTCGATCACGAGATCGTAGCGGTCGACCACGGTGTCGATGGTCTGCTGATGGCGCCGAGCTTCGCGATCCCGCGGCTGCTCGCCCGGCACGGGCTGCGCTACGAGGATATCGCGCTGTGA
- a CDS encoding TonB-dependent receptor plug domain-containing protein: MIRTIFLVTTTLWAGSATAQQAPNDTAAGQEIIVTGTRSAGRAAIESSAPVDVVTNSAIEGTGYPDLSRALNFLQPSVNFARAATTASAANTRPITLRGLSPDQTLVLVNGKRRHANAVLNVNNSIGRGAAGVDFDTIPESAIERIEILRDGAAAQYGSDAIAGVVNIILKSNARGGSGSVLGGVTAEGDGLNGMATASAGFGLGKGGHLTVTALARHQEPTNRAFTDQRFGRVTYRIGDPLATIASLTLDAGVPVGDFKLYGFGTVTRKVSNNAAGFRVPGFSPLYPNGFLPIIEPTIWDVGGTIGVRGRFGPLKADLSQSYGHNKADFRVFDTANASLGLASPSRFDSGGVTYQQHVTDFVLALSLDGVMAGGNIAAGAQYRHESYAIRNGEPLAYAGTGADGFAGFNPRNPTDAGRDAYAGFLDIELRPVQPLLIGGALRYDRYDDFGGQMTWRATGRLDAAPGVAVRATFGTGFKAPSLQQQFYSAVQGALSAGVLVNVATLPVSDPVARALGAAPLKPERSRNLTAGVVFGPFEGFTFTADYFHIRIRDRIALSEQLGGGAVNAILRDAGITGFSQVRFFTNAVDTTTKGVEVTARWQGALSPQTRLSVAAGYSWLDNRLDTLRPNPVLPALPLLATKSILFLTQAQPRAKGTVQANLTHLRFEITAGITAFGTYTSAPLVRAQTFGGKESADLSGGYAFADGLRFQLGVQNLFDARPDTIIDQATAIAATGGSFPTGEETPLGLNGRSYYARLSVRF; this comes from the coding sequence GTGATCCGGACCATCTTCCTCGTAACAACGACATTGTGGGCTGGGTCGGCCACGGCGCAGCAGGCGCCGAACGATACCGCGGCCGGCCAGGAAATCATCGTCACCGGCACGCGCTCGGCGGGTCGCGCGGCGATCGAATCGTCCGCGCCGGTGGACGTGGTCACCAACTCGGCGATCGAGGGCACCGGCTATCCCGACCTCAGCCGCGCGCTCAACTTCCTCCAGCCCTCGGTTAATTTCGCTCGCGCAGCGACCACGGCGAGTGCGGCCAACACCCGGCCGATCACGCTGCGCGGTCTTTCCCCCGATCAGACCCTGGTGCTGGTCAACGGCAAGCGCCGGCACGCCAATGCGGTACTCAACGTCAACAACAGCATCGGTCGTGGTGCAGCCGGTGTCGACTTCGATACCATCCCCGAAAGCGCGATCGAGAGGATCGAGATCCTGCGTGACGGCGCCGCCGCTCAATATGGATCGGATGCGATCGCAGGCGTGGTCAACATCATTCTCAAGTCCAATGCCCGCGGCGGCTCGGGCAGCGTGCTCGGCGGCGTTACCGCAGAGGGCGACGGGCTGAACGGCATGGCGACCGCCAGCGCCGGCTTCGGATTGGGTAAAGGCGGCCATCTAACCGTGACCGCGCTCGCCCGTCACCAGGAGCCAACCAACCGCGCATTTACCGACCAGCGGTTCGGCCGCGTCACCTATCGCATCGGCGATCCACTTGCCACAATAGCGAGCCTAACGCTCGATGCGGGCGTGCCGGTCGGCGATTTTAAGCTGTACGGGTTCGGCACCGTCACCCGCAAAGTGTCGAACAACGCCGCCGGCTTCCGCGTTCCCGGCTTTTCGCCGCTTTATCCGAACGGCTTCCTGCCGATCATCGAGCCGACGATCTGGGATGTGGGCGGCACGATCGGCGTCCGGGGGCGTTTCGGCCCTCTCAAAGCCGATCTCAGCCAATCCTACGGTCACAACAAGGCGGATTTCCGGGTGTTCGATACCGCCAACGCGTCGCTCGGGCTCGCCAGCCCGTCGCGCTTCGATTCGGGGGGCGTTACCTATCAGCAGCATGTGACCGACTTCGTGCTGGCATTGTCGCTCGACGGGGTAATGGCGGGTGGCAATATCGCTGCAGGCGCGCAGTACCGGCATGAAAGCTATGCGATCCGGAACGGCGAGCCGCTCGCCTATGCCGGGACGGGCGCGGACGGCTTTGCAGGTTTCAACCCGCGCAACCCCACCGATGCCGGTCGTGACGCCTATGCTGGCTTCCTCGACATCGAGCTGCGTCCCGTCCAGCCGCTGCTGATCGGGGGGGCGCTGCGTTACGATCGTTATGACGATTTCGGGGGGCAGATGACCTGGCGCGCGACCGGCAGGCTCGATGCCGCGCCCGGCGTCGCAGTACGTGCTACCTTCGGGACCGGCTTCAAGGCGCCGTCGCTCCAGCAGCAGTTCTACAGCGCGGTGCAGGGTGCGCTGAGCGCCGGCGTGCTGGTCAATGTCGCCACGCTGCCGGTGTCCGACCCGGTCGCCCGCGCGCTCGGTGCGGCACCGCTCAAGCCGGAGCGCTCGCGCAACTTGACCGCCGGTGTGGTGTTCGGGCCGTTCGAGGGGTTCACTTTCACCGCCGACTATTTCCACATCCGCATCCGTGACCGTATTGCGCTCAGCGAGCAACTCGGCGGCGGCGCGGTCAATGCGATCTTGCGGGATGCGGGCATCACCGGCTTCAGCCAGGTACGGTTCTTCACCAACGCAGTCGACACCACGACCAAGGGTGTCGAGGTGACCGCGCGATGGCAGGGTGCACTGAGTCCCCAGACGCGGCTGTCGGTCGCAGCGGGCTATAGCTGGCTCGACAACCGCCTCGACACCCTGCGTCCCAACCCGGTGCTGCCTGCGCTGCCGCTGCTCGCGACCAAGTCGATCCTGTTCCTGACCCAAGCGCAGCCGCGCGCCAAGGGCACGGTCCAGGCGAACCTGACGCATCTCCGGTTCGAGATCACCGCCGGCATCACCGCGTTCGGCACCTACACCTCGGCGCCGCTGGTCAGGGCGCAGACGTTCGGCGGAAAGGAATCGGCCGATCTCTCCGGCGGCTACGCCTTTGCCGATGGGCTGCGTTTTCAGCTCGGTGTCCAGAATCTGTTCGACGCGCGGCCGGACACGATTATCGACCAGGCGACCGCGATCGCCGCGACCGGGGGCAGCTTTCCCACCGGCGAGGAGACGCCGCTGGGACTCAACGGCCGCAGCTACTACGCGCGCCTGTCGGTGCGCTTCTGA
- a CDS encoding LysR family transcriptional regulator, which produces MRQAPPLEAIEIFVAAAGGASFRSVARELALSPSAVSRRIAALEAFLGTRLFDRNGQSQRLSAAGVRYLTAVEPALDAIRRATGQVSADAVGRLTIATSHSLAAAWLAPRLPEVQDLLGIEVEILPSRDPDVLRSGEAQLAIWGGMAAQPGLTAERLFDAVAIPAACSRRVEGRLWSTAELASQPLLTVQSPSRLWERWFAGEGEAGQSQLRQRVFPTLQLMYEAACAGGGWCWRCP; this is translated from the coding sequence TTGCGGCAGGCGCCTCCGCTCGAAGCGATCGAGATTTTCGTCGCGGCGGCCGGCGGCGCAAGCTTCCGGTCGGTGGCGCGCGAGCTTGCACTCAGTCCGTCAGCGGTCAGCAGACGCATCGCCGCGCTCGAGGCGTTTCTCGGCACGCGTCTGTTCGACCGGAACGGTCAGTCGCAGCGGTTGAGTGCGGCAGGCGTGCGCTATCTGACCGCGGTCGAGCCTGCGCTCGATGCGATCCGGCGCGCGACGGGGCAGGTCAGCGCGGATGCAGTGGGCCGCCTCACCATCGCAACATCGCATAGCCTAGCCGCAGCGTGGCTCGCGCCGCGGCTGCCCGAAGTGCAGGATCTGCTCGGGATCGAGGTCGAAATCCTGCCGTCACGTGACCCCGATGTGTTGCGCTCGGGCGAGGCGCAACTCGCGATCTGGGGCGGCATGGCGGCGCAGCCCGGCCTGACGGCGGAGCGCCTGTTCGATGCCGTGGCGATCCCGGCGGCCTGCTCACGGCGCGTCGAAGGCAGGCTTTGGTCGACCGCGGAGCTTGCGAGCCAACCGCTTCTTACTGTGCAATCACCCTCGCGTCTGTGGGAGCGCTGGTTCGCGGGCGAAGGCGAGGCGGGGCAGAGCCAGCTAAGGCAACGTGTGTTTCCAACGCTCCAGCTCATGTACGAGGCGGCCTGCGCCGGCGGCGGATGGTGCTGGCGATGCCCGTGA
- a CDS encoding alpha/beta fold hydrolase, producing the protein MAEFGELRWPAPDGVSLFARDYPAAGGAARLPVICIHGLTRNSRDFEELAPLLAASGRRVLAVDVRGRGRSGRSSDPMRYQLPVYARDMLALLDALGIARAHFIGTSMGGLITMMMAARRGRAVAGAILNDVGPEIDPAGIARIAGYAGQQVTLDTWADTVAYLKRTSAVAFPNLTEDGWLMLAERGCVTDRQGRPVFDYDPSIAVPLRAKPLPSRSWLAWILFLKLARTRPTLLIRGALSDLLSQPIAERMRRAAPGMAYAEVQGVGHAPLLSEHEAKQAILEFLDRLP; encoded by the coding sequence ATGGCGGAGTTCGGCGAGTTGCGCTGGCCGGCGCCCGATGGCGTATCGCTCTTCGCGCGCGATTACCCGGCCGCCGGCGGCGCGGCGCGGCTTCCGGTGATCTGTATCCACGGGCTCACCCGCAATTCGCGCGATTTCGAGGAACTCGCCCCGTTGCTTGCCGCGTCGGGGCGGCGCGTGCTCGCTGTCGATGTGCGCGGACGAGGGCGCTCGGGCCGGAGTTCCGACCCGATGCGCTACCAGCTGCCCGTCTATGCGCGCGACATGCTGGCGTTGCTCGATGCACTTGGCATCGCCCGCGCGCATTTCATCGGCACCTCGATGGGCGGGCTCATTACGATGATGATGGCGGCGCGGCGGGGACGTGCGGTTGCCGGCGCGATCCTCAACGACGTCGGGCCGGAGATCGACCCCGCCGGGATCGCGCGTATCGCAGGCTATGCCGGACAGCAGGTTACGCTCGATACATGGGCCGATACGGTTGCCTATTTGAAGCGCACCAGTGCGGTCGCCTTTCCAAATCTCACCGAAGACGGCTGGCTAATGCTTGCCGAGCGCGGTTGCGTCACGGACCGGCAGGGGCGTCCGGTATTCGATTATGATCCATCGATCGCGGTTCCGCTCAGGGCAAAGCCGCTGCCCAGCCGGTCCTGGCTCGCCTGGATCCTGTTCCTGAAGCTCGCGCGGACACGACCTACGCTGCTGATCCGCGGCGCGCTTTCGGATCTGCTTTCGCAGCCGATTGCCGAAAGGATGCGCCGCGCGGCACCGGGCATGGCCTATGCCGAGGTTCAAGGGGTAGGACACGCACCGCTGCTATCGGAACACGAAGCGAAGCAAGCGATTCTGGAGTTTCTCGATAGACTGCCCTGA